In a genomic window of Salegentibacter salegens:
- a CDS encoding NUDIX hydrolase → MKPFQKDFYSQEDKMYVATDCVIFGFDEGNLKLLIFKRRVKPLMGTWSLIGSFVKLDEDVKEAAKRVLKEITGLENVFMEELKTYGTTFRDPGYRTISIAQYALIRIGEYDKELVERHGAHWYDIEDVPDLVLEHNQMVKDALIRIRRKARYKPIGFELLPEKFTIPQLQRLYEAVYHKEIDARNFRKKVLSLNVLVKLDEKDMSTSRRGAFLYKFDRNKYLKLQDSGFNFEIG, encoded by the coding sequence ATGAAACCGTTTCAAAAGGATTTCTACAGTCAGGAAGATAAGATGTACGTAGCAACAGACTGCGTAATTTTTGGATTCGATGAAGGAAACCTGAAACTTTTAATTTTTAAAAGAAGGGTTAAACCACTTATGGGAACCTGGTCTCTTATAGGAAGTTTTGTAAAACTGGATGAGGACGTTAAAGAAGCCGCAAAACGTGTTTTAAAGGAAATAACCGGCCTGGAAAACGTTTTTATGGAAGAACTAAAAACGTATGGCACCACATTTCGGGATCCTGGTTACCGCACTATTTCTATCGCCCAGTACGCTTTAATAAGAATTGGTGAGTATGATAAGGAATTAGTAGAAAGACATGGGGCGCATTGGTATGATATAGAAGATGTACCTGATCTAGTGTTAGAACATAACCAAATGGTAAAGGATGCTCTAATTCGAATTCGCAGAAAGGCGAGATATAAACCAATTGGGTTTGAATTACTTCCAGAGAAATTTACAATTCCGCAATTACAAAGGCTTTATGAGGCTGTTTATCATAAAGAAATCGATGCCCGTAACTTCAGAAAAAAAGTACTTTCCTTAAATGTGCTTGTTAAATTAGATGAAAAAGATATGTCTACCTCTCGCCGGGGCGCTTTTTTATACAAATTTGACCGAAATAAATACCTGAAACTTCAAGATTCAGGATTCAATTTTGAAATTGGATAA
- a CDS encoding adenosylcobalamin-dependent ribonucleoside-diphosphate reductase: MGVNTTTAAPKTYSQDEAFKASLDYFKGDDLAARVWVNKYALKDSQGNLYELTPNDMHRRIAKEIARVEQRYPNPMKENEVFDLIKDFKYIVPQGSPMAGIGNPYQIASLSNCFVIGNDGDSDSYGGIMKIDQEQVQLMKRRGGVGHDLSHIRPKGSAVKNSALTSTGIVPFMERYSNSTREVAQDGRRGALMLSVSINHPDSEDFIDAKMEQGKVTGANVSVRIDDEFMRSVKEDRNYVQKYPIFSENPTKSKEIEANKLWKKIVHNAWKSAEPGILFWDTVINESVPDCYADLGYKTVSTNPCGEIPLCPYDSCRLLAINLFSYVENPFTKDASFNFELFKKHIAAAQRIMDDIIDLELEKIDAILAKIEADPEGSEIKGVEYNLWKNIQTKAKEGRRTGIGITAEGDMLAALGIKYGSDEGVDFSVKIHKNIAIEAYRASVYAAKERGAFGIFDSEREKENPFILRLKEADEKLYYDMLEYGRRNIALLTIAPTGTTSLMTQTSSGIEPVFMPVYKRRRKVNPNDKDSRVDFVDEVGDSWEEYVVFHHRFKEWMKVNGHEITDDYTQAELDKLVKASPYYKATSNDVDWLSKVRMQGAVQKWVDHSISVTINLPNDATEELVGQLYLEAWQAGCKGVTVYRDGSRSGVLISNEEKKEEAEEENNTPFPTTRPQSLTADVVRFQNNKDKWIAFIGLIDDRPYEIFTGFADDEEGILLPRWVTEGTIIKARNEDGTSRYDFQYENKRGYKTTIEGLSHKFNPEYWNYAKLISTTLRHGMPIEKVVDLISSLQLDSESINTWKNGVARALKRFIADGTVAKKQKCTNCNSSNLIYQEGCLTCQDCGSSKCG; this comes from the coding sequence ATGGGTGTGAACACTACTACCGCCGCTCCTAAGACCTATAGCCAGGATGAGGCTTTTAAAGCTTCGTTAGACTATTTTAAAGGAGATGATTTAGCCGCACGGGTGTGGGTAAACAAGTATGCGCTTAAAGATTCCCAGGGGAACCTTTATGAGCTTACGCCAAACGATATGCATCGTAGAATTGCAAAAGAAATTGCCCGTGTAGAGCAACGCTACCCAAACCCAATGAAAGAAAATGAAGTTTTTGACCTTATAAAAGACTTTAAATATATTGTTCCTCAAGGTAGCCCAATGGCCGGTATAGGTAACCCTTATCAAATTGCTTCTCTTTCTAACTGTTTCGTAATTGGTAACGATGGCGATTCAGATTCTTATGGAGGGATTATGAAAATAGACCAGGAACAGGTTCAGCTTATGAAACGCCGTGGCGGTGTTGGCCATGACCTTTCCCACATTCGTCCAAAAGGTTCGGCGGTAAAAAACTCTGCCCTTACTTCTACCGGTATTGTTCCTTTTATGGAACGTTACTCTAACTCCACTCGGGAAGTTGCCCAGGATGGGCGTCGTGGAGCGCTAATGCTTTCAGTTTCTATTAATCACCCAGATTCTGAAGATTTTATAGACGCTAAAATGGAGCAGGGAAAAGTAACCGGCGCCAATGTTTCAGTGAGAATAGACGACGAATTTATGCGTTCGGTTAAAGAAGATCGCAATTACGTTCAGAAATATCCAATTTTTAGCGAAAATCCAACGAAATCTAAAGAGATCGAAGCTAATAAGCTTTGGAAAAAAATAGTACATAACGCCTGGAAATCGGCTGAGCCGGGAATCCTTTTCTGGGATACCGTAATTAACGAATCGGTGCCAGATTGTTATGCAGATCTTGGTTATAAAACGGTTTCTACCAATCCTTGTGGTGAGATTCCGCTTTGTCCTTATGATTCCTGTAGATTACTTGCCATAAACCTATTCTCTTATGTAGAAAATCCGTTTACTAAAGATGCTTCTTTCAATTTTGAACTTTTCAAAAAACATATCGCCGCTGCACAGCGTATTATGGACGATATTATTGATCTTGAATTAGAGAAAATTGATGCAATTCTTGCTAAAATTGAAGCAGATCCTGAAGGTTCAGAAATTAAAGGTGTAGAATATAATCTTTGGAAAAATATTCAAACTAAAGCAAAAGAAGGTAGAAGAACCGGAATTGGCATCACTGCAGAAGGCGATATGTTAGCAGCTTTAGGTATTAAATACGGAAGCGATGAAGGTGTGGATTTTTCAGTGAAAATTCATAAAAACATCGCTATTGAAGCTTACAGAGCTTCAGTTTATGCAGCAAAAGAAAGAGGTGCTTTCGGAATTTTTGATTCAGAAAGAGAAAAAGAAAATCCGTTTATCCTTCGACTTAAAGAGGCCGATGAGAAATTGTATTACGATATGCTGGAATACGGCCGCCGTAATATTGCCTTACTTACCATTGCCCCTACGGGAACTACCAGTTTAATGACGCAAACCAGTTCTGGAATTGAGCCGGTATTTATGCCTGTTTACAAGCGAAGAAGAAAAGTAAATCCTAACGATAAAGATTCCCGTGTAGATTTTGTAGATGAAGTTGGCGATTCCTGGGAAGAATACGTGGTTTTCCATCATCGATTTAAAGAATGGATGAAGGTTAACGGCCACGAAATAACCGATGATTATACACAAGCCGAACTGGACAAACTTGTAAAAGCTTCTCCCTACTACAAAGCCACTTCTAACGATGTTGACTGGTTGAGTAAAGTAAGAATGCAGGGAGCAGTACAAAAATGGGTAGATCACTCTATTAGTGTGACCATTAACTTACCAAATGATGCTACCGAAGAATTGGTTGGTCAACTATATTTAGAAGCCTGGCAGGCCGGTTGTAAAGGAGTTACCGTGTATCGTGATGGTTCTCGCTCTGGAGTTCTAATTTCTAACGAAGAGAAAAAAGAAGAGGCTGAAGAAGAAAATAATACGCCATTCCCAACCACGCGCCCACAAAGTTTAACCGCAGATGTGGTTCGTTTCCAGAATAACAAAGACAAATGGATTGCATTTATTGGCTTAATTGACGATAGACCTTACGAGATCTTTACCGGTTTTGCCGATGATGAAGAAGGGATTTTGCTTCCGCGTTGGGTGACTGAAGGGACTATTATAAAAGCCAGAAATGAAGATGGAACTTCTCGTTACGATTTCCAGTATGAAAACAAACGAGGTTACAAAACAACTATAGAAGGCTTATCGCATAAATTCAACCCTGAATACTGGAATTATGCTAAATTGATCTCTACCACGCTTAGACACGGTATGCCAATTGAAAAGGTAGTAGATTTAATAAGCAGTCTGCAGTTAGACAGTGAATCTATTAACACCTGGAAAAACGGAGTTGCCAGGGCGCTGAAACGCTTCATCGCCGATGGTACCGTTGCCAAGAAACAAAAATGTACAAATTGTAATTCATCTAATCTTATCTATCAGGAAGGCTGCCTTACCTGTCAGGATTGTGGTTCTTCCAAATGTGGATAG
- a CDS encoding SusF/SusE family outer membrane protein, which translates to MKKFSILLLAFVALLSFNACTQDDDIVFVAQPDPEGIQFSNSFQSTYVLPAGNPDNLAERFVWNEVDFDAPTTITYELQGSADETFGDLMLIGSTDSNNLGVTIGQMRELAEDADLDNDPETEMPNAGTIYFKVRAFAGDGEGNALEEFSETIGLNVELPEAEEEGEAPKMQLYLVGDATEAGWDPANNNTPLFRDGENEAIYYFEGRFAGGADIEGFKFLETTEWQPQWGISNGELTNSDLLGDDPDAFPVENDAYYSLMVNVDEMTYTWEEIDETEAEVQTNIGIIGDATPGAWDDDTDMTQSEFNPHIWYIEGIELTDGEAKFRADDAWDLDWGGATPVSGETTVAGPNIPVSAGTYNVWFNTLDGRYIFIPQGEE; encoded by the coding sequence ATGAAGAAATTTTCAATTTTATTATTAGCATTTGTCGCGCTACTAAGTTTTAACGCGTGTACACAAGACGACGATATTGTTTTCGTTGCACAACCAGACCCGGAAGGAATTCAGTTTAGCAATTCATTTCAAAGCACCTATGTGTTACCGGCCGGAAACCCAGATAATCTTGCCGAAAGATTTGTTTGGAATGAAGTAGATTTTGATGCCCCTACCACTATTACTTATGAGCTTCAGGGATCAGCAGATGAAACTTTTGGAGACCTTATGTTAATAGGAAGCACAGATAGCAATAACCTTGGTGTAACCATTGGCCAAATGCGAGAACTTGCTGAAGATGCAGATCTTGATAACGATCCTGAAACCGAAATGCCCAATGCAGGCACTATTTACTTTAAAGTTCGTGCTTTTGCAGGTGACGGTGAAGGAAACGCTTTAGAAGAATTTTCTGAAACTATTGGCCTTAATGTAGAGTTACCAGAAGCTGAAGAAGAGGGTGAAGCACCTAAAATGCAGCTGTACCTTGTAGGAGATGCTACTGAAGCCGGATGGGATCCAGCCAATAATAATACTCCTTTATTTAGAGATGGTGAAAACGAAGCTATCTACTACTTTGAAGGAAGATTTGCCGGAGGAGCAGATATTGAAGGTTTCAAATTTTTAGAAACTACCGAGTGGCAACCACAATGGGGAATTTCTAATGGTGAACTTACTAATAGTGATCTCTTAGGTGATGATCCTGATGCGTTCCCGGTAGAAAACGATGCTTACTATTCTTTAATGGTGAATGTTGATGAAATGACATATACCTGGGAAGAAATAGATGAAACCGAAGCCGAAGTTCAAACAAACATTGGGATAATTGGCGATGCTACTCCTGGTGCATGGGATGATGATACTGATATGACTCAGTCTGAATTCAACCCGCATATCTGGTATATCGAAGGAATTGAATTAACTGATGGTGAAGCTAAGTTTAGAGCAGATGATGCCTGGGACCTTGATTGGGGTGGAGCAACTCCGGTAAGCGGGGAAACTACAGTAGCTGGACCAAATATTCCGGTGAGCGCAGGAACTTACAATGTGTGGTTTAACACTCTGGATGGTCGATATATCTTTATCCCTCAAGGGGAAGAGTAA
- a CDS encoding cellulase family glycosylhydrolase, producing the protein MRKNIFLIFLIGVIGFAGFSQEKQDAYVDDEGLMRWGHNDEEVKGFGANYSVPFAHGYRSGQKLNVALKEAIDKDVYHFSRLGFDLYRIHVWDTEISDEEGNLLENEHLELFDYLLKKLKERDINFVITPIAYWGNGWPEPDEDTPGFSNKYGKAGSLIEPGAIKAQENYLAQFLNHVNPHTGVAYKNDPNLIAFEISNEPHHKGEPEEVQEFIEKMVSAMKSTGSEKPIFYNVSHSIHLAESYFDAGIDGGTFQWYPTGLGFQKELEGNLLPNVNDYHIPFNDVIEKNNAAKLVYEFDAADVMKSYIYPAMARSFREAGIQIGTHFAYDPTYLAPGNTEYNTHYMNLAYTPQKALALMIAGEVFHQVPVNSDFGVYPENLEFQDFQINYEKDLAVLNSEEKFIYTNTNEIQPKSFKNLKQIAGFGDSEVVKYEGKGAYFLDKLEDGVWRLEVMPDAILVDNPFGSNSLEKTVAVIKWDEWEMSLDLAGLDENFSLEALNKDNEFTPKIEAKSFKIRPGTYLLKTKGAEFDKNSDLDLRFELEEFTAPESTVEKTYVLHQPINELTENSSAEITAEIVSNKEIEKVEAWLQNANTYEAIELENSSAYNYSAEIPENMLKNGFLKYRIIATTDKGKETFPGEVSGSPEDWDFYSEEMFTTQIVKESKPLYIFNAAEDEDYVVGEWSPENNLVPTNNPAEAEYQVKVEKLFEEDVENPEAEPVYDYSFRYNFNRKIAGRKAELNSKDSLMIKARSLTASTDKLQIALVMKNGASFGTSIDLTQETKTYKIDLSSLKPVKTVSLPRPYPSFLPYYFKHSYKGDFELENAEALQFSIGPGIENNELENPHGVGIISVSLE; encoded by the coding sequence ATGAGAAAGAATATTTTTTTAATCTTTTTAATTGGGGTTATAGGTTTCGCAGGATTTTCCCAGGAAAAACAAGATGCATACGTAGATGATGAGGGCCTAATGCGCTGGGGCCATAATGATGAGGAAGTAAAAGGCTTTGGGGCAAATTATTCGGTGCCTTTTGCACACGGGTACCGTAGCGGCCAGAAATTGAATGTAGCTCTAAAAGAAGCTATAGATAAGGATGTTTACCATTTTTCAAGATTAGGTTTTGATCTTTATCGAATTCACGTTTGGGATACCGAAATCAGCGATGAAGAAGGAAATCTTCTGGAAAATGAACATCTGGAATTATTCGATTATTTACTGAAAAAGCTCAAGGAGCGTGACATAAATTTCGTGATCACGCCCATCGCATATTGGGGAAATGGCTGGCCGGAACCCGATGAAGATACCCCTGGATTTTCTAATAAATACGGAAAAGCAGGAAGCCTTATTGAACCCGGCGCTATTAAAGCACAGGAAAATTATTTGGCACAATTTCTAAATCATGTGAATCCGCATACCGGTGTGGCTTATAAAAATGACCCAAACCTCATTGCTTTTGAAATTAGCAACGAACCGCACCATAAAGGGGAGCCTGAAGAAGTGCAGGAGTTTATAGAAAAAATGGTTTCGGCTATGAAAAGCACCGGTTCTGAGAAACCAATTTTCTATAATGTAAGCCATAGTATTCATCTTGCCGAATCTTATTTTGATGCTGGAATAGACGGCGGAACTTTCCAGTGGTATCCCACCGGACTGGGATTTCAGAAGGAATTGGAAGGAAATTTGTTACCCAATGTAAACGATTATCATATTCCGTTCAATGATGTAATTGAAAAAAATAACGCCGCAAAATTGGTTTACGAATTTGATGCTGCCGATGTGATGAAATCTTATATCTATCCCGCAATGGCTAGAAGTTTTCGGGAAGCCGGAATCCAGATTGGAACTCACTTTGCTTACGATCCTACCTACTTAGCGCCCGGAAATACCGAGTACAACACGCATTATATGAACCTGGCCTACACGCCGCAAAAAGCTCTGGCTTTAATGATTGCCGGCGAGGTTTTTCATCAGGTTCCTGTAAATAGTGATTTTGGTGTTTATCCAGAAAACCTGGAATTTCAGGATTTTCAGATCAATTATGAGAAAGACCTGGCAGTATTAAATTCTGAAGAAAAATTTATTTATACGAATACTAACGAAATTCAGCCAAAATCCTTTAAAAACCTTAAACAAATTGCCGGTTTTGGTGATTCTGAAGTTGTAAAATATGAAGGAAAAGGCGCCTATTTTCTCGATAAATTAGAAGACGGAGTTTGGCGACTGGAAGTGATGCCCGACGCTATTTTGGTAGATAATCCTTTTGGAAGTAACAGCCTCGAAAAAACCGTGGCTGTAATTAAGTGGGATGAATGGGAAATGAGTTTAGATCTTGCCGGTTTGGATGAAAACTTCAGCCTGGAAGCTTTAAATAAAGACAACGAATTTACTCCAAAGATAGAAGCGAAATCCTTTAAAATTCGTCCTGGAACTTATCTTCTGAAAACTAAAGGAGCTGAATTTGATAAAAATTCAGACTTAGATTTAAGGTTCGAATTGGAAGAATTTACTGCCCCGGAAAGTACTGTAGAAAAAACTTATGTACTACATCAGCCAATAAATGAACTTACCGAGAATTCTTCAGCAGAGATTACTGCAGAGATCGTTTCAAATAAAGAAATAGAAAAAGTAGAAGCCTGGTTGCAAAATGCCAATACTTATGAAGCTATCGAACTTGAAAATAGCAGCGCTTATAATTATTCGGCAGAAATTCCAGAAAATATGCTTAAAAATGGATTTCTGAAGTATAGAATCATAGCAACTACGGATAAAGGAAAAGAAACTTTTCCCGGTGAAGTGTCAGGCAGCCCTGAAGATTGGGATTTTTATTCTGAAGAGATGTTTACCACACAGATTGTAAAAGAGAGCAAACCGCTTTATATTTTTAATGCTGCAGAAGACGAAGATTATGTAGTAGGCGAGTGGAGCCCTGAAAATAACCTGGTGCCAACCAATAATCCTGCGGAAGCAGAATACCAGGTAAAAGTGGAAAAACTTTTTGAAGAAGATGTCGAAAACCCGGAAGCAGAACCAGTTTATGATTATTCGTTTAGATATAATTTCAATAGAAAAATTGCAGGCAGAAAAGCCGAGTTGAATTCCAAAGATAGCCTGATGATAAAGGCCAGAAGTTTAACCGCGAGCACAGATAAACTTCAAATTGCTTTGGTGATGAAAAACGGAGCCTCCTTTGGAACATCAATAGATCTAACCCAGGAAACCAAAACTTATAAAATTGATCTATCCTCTTTAAAACCGGTTAAAACGGTGAGTCTGCCAAGACCTTATCCTTCATTTTTACCATATTATTTTAAGCATTCTTATAAAGGCGATTTTGAGTTAGAAAATGCAGAAGCTTTGCAATTTTCAATCGGCCCGGGAATTGAAAATAATGAGTTGGAAAATCCGCATGGTGTGGGGATTATTTCGGTGAGTTTGGAATAA
- a CDS encoding alpha-amylase: MKKTKILFPFLFSLLLVISGCSKDDDEVVDETDDITGGEEPEAPTPQDPEALDLSLYSSGQKVMMQTFYWDVEPRFEWWNNLSDKVEGWADAGIDRLWLPVATKGQSGGYSMGYDPSDYFDFGEYDQHGTVPTRFGTREELENLISKSHDLGLEVIADIVLNHNSGGGLEYNPYRDKETYTNFDEENGNASGMFNRSYEHFHPNDISQSDEGDLFFSEQDVDHDVPYVQDWLWKNENSVAKYYKNEMGFDGWRFDYVKGFGTWVIEDWMNEVGGFAVGENFNGNADVLVDWVDATGVSAFDFAAFYKMEEAFDRFDDLNYLDGNTLRKVYPDKAVTFVANHDTEKDENEDNRIATENKMKAYAYILTHDGYPTIFYSDYENEAFNEEIKLLIEIHNSLALGDVEVLHVDNDEYVMKREGNAENPGLILYISTGSTTKRRNVQTNWNNVTLLDYSGNTTYTPTSDENGMVTIEAPANGYSIYSITK; this comes from the coding sequence ATGAAAAAAACTAAAATTTTATTTCCTTTTCTTTTCAGCTTACTTTTAGTGATATCTGGCTGTTCTAAAGACGACGACGAAGTTGTTGATGAGACAGATGATATAACCGGCGGTGAAGAACCGGAAGCACCTACTCCACAAGATCCTGAAGCATTAGATCTTTCGCTATATTCCAGCGGGCAAAAAGTAATGATGCAAACTTTTTACTGGGATGTAGAACCTCGTTTTGAGTGGTGGAACAACCTTTCAGATAAAGTTGAGGGCTGGGCAGATGCCGGGATAGACAGGTTATGGCTTCCAGTGGCTACCAAAGGCCAATCTGGCGGTTACTCTATGGGGTACGATCCTTCAGATTATTTTGATTTTGGAGAATACGATCAGCACGGGACTGTTCCTACACGTTTTGGAACGCGCGAAGAGCTGGAAAATCTTATCTCTAAATCTCACGATCTGGGCTTAGAGGTTATTGCAGATATTGTTTTAAACCATAATTCTGGTGGTGGCCTGGAATACAATCCGTATCGTGATAAAGAAACCTACACTAATTTTGATGAGGAAAACGGAAATGCCTCTGGGATGTTCAATAGAAGTTACGAGCATTTCCATCCAAATGATATAAGCCAAAGTGATGAGGGCGATCTTTTCTTTTCTGAACAGGATGTAGATCACGATGTTCCTTATGTACAGGATTGGCTTTGGAAAAATGAAAATTCTGTTGCGAAATATTACAAAAATGAAATGGGCTTTGACGGATGGCGATTTGATTACGTGAAAGGTTTTGGAACCTGGGTAATTGAAGACTGGATGAACGAAGTTGGCGGATTTGCCGTGGGAGAGAATTTTAATGGAAATGCCGATGTTTTAGTAGACTGGGTTGACGCCACCGGAGTTTCAGCTTTCGATTTTGCTGCATTCTATAAAATGGAAGAAGCTTTTGATCGTTTTGATGACCTAAATTATTTAGACGGAAATACACTGCGTAAGGTTTATCCCGACAAAGCAGTGACATTTGTAGCGAATCATGACACCGAAAAAGACGAAAATGAAGACAATCGCATCGCTACAGAAAATAAAATGAAGGCTTATGCCTATATTTTAACACACGACGGATATCCTACAATTTTCTACTCAGATTACGAAAATGAAGCTTTTAACGAGGAAATTAAGCTGTTAATCGAGATTCATAACAGTCTGGCACTTGGGGACGTAGAAGTGCTTCATGTAGATAATGACGAATATGTAATGAAAAGAGAAGGGAATGCTGAAAACCCCGGATTAATTCTATATATTAGCACCGGCAGCACTACCAAGCGTAGAAACGTCCAAACTAATTGGAATAACGTTACCCTTTTAGATTATAGTGGTAACACAACATACACCCCTACCTCCGATGAAAACGGAATGGTAACAATTGAAGCTCCGGCGAATGGATATTCAATATATTCCATCACGAAATAG
- a CDS encoding hydroxypyruvate isomerase family protein — protein MDKKFTRRNALKSIAIGSGILSLGGVASSFAAMNYIDNNTLPNRKKNNIKHSVCRWCFQDIPLDEFAKTCANMGIQAIDLLKPSEWDTVEKYGLVCSMATDDFANIENGFNEPKNHKDLQERYKGLIDKAAKHNIKNVIVFSGNRRGMDEQTGIKNCSRGLKPLLKYAKKKNITLVMELLNSKVNHPDYMADHTEWGVALAVEMGVENFKLLYDIYHMQVMEGDIIATIKKHHKHINHYHTAGVPGRNEIDDSQELFYPAIMKAIVETGFEGFVAQEFIPTNPDEIASLKKAIEICDV, from the coding sequence ATGGATAAGAAATTTACAAGACGCAATGCGCTAAAGAGTATAGCCATTGGTTCAGGAATCCTAAGCCTTGGGGGAGTAGCATCTTCTTTTGCTGCTATGAATTATATTGATAATAATACATTACCCAATAGAAAAAAGAACAATATTAAGCATTCAGTTTGTCGTTGGTGTTTTCAGGATATTCCCTTAGATGAATTTGCAAAAACCTGTGCCAATATGGGAATTCAGGCTATAGATCTTTTAAAACCATCAGAATGGGATACTGTAGAGAAATATGGATTGGTGTGCTCTATGGCTACCGATGATTTTGCCAATATTGAAAATGGATTTAACGAGCCTAAAAATCATAAAGATCTTCAGGAAAGATACAAGGGTTTAATTGATAAGGCTGCAAAACACAACATAAAAAATGTAATTGTATTCTCCGGAAACCGGCGTGGAATGGATGAGCAAACCGGAATTAAAAATTGTTCCAGGGGCTTAAAACCGCTGCTTAAATACGCAAAAAAGAAAAATATAACCCTGGTTATGGAATTACTCAATAGCAAAGTAAATCATCCCGATTATATGGCAGACCATACCGAATGGGGTGTGGCGCTGGCCGTAGAAATGGGAGTAGAGAACTTTAAACTGCTTTACGATATCTACCATATGCAGGTTATGGAGGGAGATATTATTGCTACAATTAAAAAACATCATAAGCACATTAATCATTACCACACTGCAGGAGTTCCCGGGAGAAATGAAATTGACGATTCTCAGGAATTATTTTATCCTGCAATTATGAAAGCCATTGTGGAAACCGGTTTTGAAGGATTTGTAGCGCAAGAGTTTATTCCTACCAATCCTGATGAAATTGCTTCATTAAAGAAAGCTATTGAAATTTGTGATGTCTAA
- a CDS encoding solute:sodium symporter family transporter: MVGILSFVGFTLLVAIIAYLATRKTDESTSDGYFLGGRSLTAGVIAGSVLLTNLSTEQIVGLNGQAFSEGILVMAWETLAAIAIVITALFLLPRYLKGGLTTVPQFLEKRFDKGTKTLVSALFLSGYMIIFLPIVLYSGALAISTMFGIPEMLGVSANTALWLTVWGIGIIGSIYAIFGGLKAVAVSDTINAVGLLVGGLLIPIFGLMAIGDGGIINGLEVLVDSNPEKFNSIGGPDASVPFSTIFTGMMLVQLFYWGTNQAIIQRALAAKNLREGQKGLMLAAFIKILGPIIVVLPGIIAWHMFQGDLDNADQAYPALVNAVLPPVLTGFFAAVLFGAILSSFNSALNSSVTLFGIDIYKQYFNQEASEAKVVKQGKRFGIFLAIGAMLIAPFIANAPQGLFGYLQEVNGSYSIPILTIVIVGYLTKRIPAIAAKVAIFSGVGFYLIYLGLKYFVVGEDALPHYLHVMAILFVLNVLIMFIIGKWKPRIEPFILDYTRQVDIQPWKVVKPVGLGIVVLVVFIYAYFAQ, translated from the coding sequence ATGGTTGGAATTTTATCGTTCGTTGGTTTTACTCTTTTAGTCGCAATAATTGCCTATTTAGCTACAAGAAAAACTGATGAAAGTACAAGTGATGGGTATTTCCTTGGAGGAAGAAGTCTTACTGCTGGAGTTATTGCAGGTTCAGTTTTACTCACAAATCTATCTACAGAGCAAATTGTAGGCCTTAATGGTCAGGCTTTTAGTGAAGGAATTTTAGTAATGGCGTGGGAAACCCTTGCAGCTATCGCTATAGTAATAACCGCATTATTTTTATTACCACGGTATTTAAAAGGCGGTCTAACCACGGTCCCGCAATTTCTTGAAAAACGATTTGATAAAGGAACCAAAACCCTGGTTTCTGCGCTATTCCTTTCGGGATATATGATTATTTTCCTGCCTATTGTTTTGTATTCTGGTGCATTAGCGATTAGTACAATGTTCGGAATTCCTGAAATGTTGGGAGTTAGTGCAAATACAGCGCTATGGCTTACAGTTTGGGGCATTGGAATTATAGGATCTATTTACGCAATTTTTGGTGGCTTAAAAGCTGTTGCCGTTTCAGATACTATTAATGCTGTAGGTTTACTTGTTGGGGGTCTATTAATTCCCATTTTTGGGCTTATGGCTATTGGAGATGGCGGAATTATTAATGGTCTGGAAGTTTTAGTAGATTCCAACCCCGAAAAGTTTAACTCGATTGGAGGGCCTGATGCTTCGGTACCTTTTTCAACCATATTTACCGGGATGATGCTGGTTCAATTATTTTACTGGGGAACCAACCAGGCGATTATTCAAAGAGCTTTAGCAGCGAAAAACCTTCGCGAAGGTCAAAAAGGTTTAATGCTGGCTGCTTTTATTAAAATCCTGGGACCAATTATTGTGGTTCTCCCCGGTATTATTGCCTGGCATATGTTTCAGGGAGATTTAGATAATGCCGATCAGGCGTATCCTGCATTGGTAAATGCGGTACTTCCGCCGGTGCTTACAGGATTTTTTGCAGCTGTACTTTTTGGTGCAATTTTAAGCTCTTTCAATTCAGCATTAAATAGTTCGGTCACCCTTTTTGGGATAGATATCTACAAGCAGTATTTTAACCAGGAAGCCAGTGAAGCTAAAGTGGTGAAACAGGGAAAACGCTTCGGAATATTTCTGGCAATTGGTGCTATGCTAATAGCGCCTTTTATTGCTAACGCTCCACAAGGTCTTTTCGGCTATTTGCAGGAGGTAAACGGGAGTTACAGTATTCCTATTTTAACTATTGTAATTGTAGGTTACCTAACTAAAAGAATTCCGGCCATTGCTGCAAAAGTGGCAATCTTTAGTGGTGTTGGTTTCTACTTAATTTATTTAGGGTTGAAGTATTTTGTGGTTGGCGAGGATGCCTTACCACATTATCTTCACGTAATGGCTATTTTATTCGTGCTAAATGTTCTTATTATGTTCATAATCGGGAAATGGAAGCCAAGAATTGAGCCTTTTATTTTAGATTACACCAGGCAGGTAGATATTCAGCCGTGGAAGGTGGTAAAACCGGTTGGCCTGGGAATTGTGGTGCTTGTGGTATTTATCTATGCTTATTTTGCCCAGTAA